TTACTCGTTGCGATAATTCCGCTATTGTTGGTTCTAGTTACTATACCTTCTTGTGGCGGGGAAGACATGAATCGCAATATTGCTAGTCATCTATTGGCAGCAATAAACAAGAGCAAGCATCTGTATACTGCAAAAATCTACCAAAATCTCGATGAGGTCGCCCAAGAATACGGAATTGAGATCAATGGCTAACAAGGCCAGCCATGCTGGCGGCGTTAACTACCCGTCTTCCCCACGAATTGTAGACACCTCCTATAGTTATATTTGACCACTATGGAGGTGCTCTCATGGCACGTAAAAAGACCCAGGCGTATACCGAGGAATTCAGAAGAGAAGCAGTAAATTCATCATTCGCTTTAAACCTTAAAGCGCTGTGATTAAGATAACGTGAAATAAGTTTAATTATTGGTAGATCAAGGGAACCATCTCCAACGACAGGTCTCAAAGTCCACTTTCAACACAACCTACACTTTCAACATACTCAAGGATTGATCAGTAAATGCGTTCAGCATTTCCATACAGGATTTTAGTCACACACAACCTGTTACTCAGGACAAGTGTTGGAAAGCTATTGTTTTCATCATTGCTAGCACTCTTTAGTCTTCCCGTATTTTCTGATCAAGTGATAACGGGCAGCGGTGATCAACTGACCGGGTTTATAAGCTATATGGATGGCAGCAAATTACGGTTATCCACCTCCCACTCAGGCACCATCAATTTAAACAGAAGTCATATCCAAAGCTTAATACTTGAGCGCAACGTTAGTATTCGGCTTAAAAACGGCAAGCGGTATGAAGGTCGTTTGCAAAGCATTACTGGCGGGGTAACCCTTATTGAAACCATTGATGGTGAGACGGTCGAGCTGTCGACAATGGATGACGTAAAGTACTTTTACTACCTCTCACCGATCAACAGGGAGTTCCACTACTCTGGTTCCATCCTTGCGGAGATCGATATTGAACACAGTGAGAGTGGTAAGAATTCCAGAGAGTTAGAACTCACGCTGGAAAACTCGATCACTTATGAAAACCTTCGAAACCGATCAAAGTTTGAATACGAGCGAGACTCATCCAACAACGTCACCACCGATCGTGAAATTCTGTTTGATACCTCCATCGACTATTTTGTCAGTCCGAAGATATTCCTGACATCCCGTTTTCGATACGAAGAGGATTTATTCGAGAACCTGGATCGTCGTCGTATCTTCGGCCTGGGTATCGGTCATCAACCCTGGTTAGCGCCTTTCAGAAACATGCTCTATAGCATGGACTTGGTATTTCTGGATGAGCACTACCAGGACGAAGGCCAGGTACAGGAGTTTGGTCTTGAACTTCGTTTCTACTATAAAGAAGAAACCATCATCGATGGCCTGTATTTCTTCCACGAAAACAACCTGCTCTACTTCGGGAAAGACGACAAGCGCATCGAAACCATTTCTACCCTGGAATACGGCTTGCCATACAACATTGGCATCAATTTGAATTACGAATGGGATTACAACGACGCCCCGGAGTCGGGTGACAGTAAGACCTACAGCAACCTAACATTTGGAGTATCCTACCGATGGTAAACAAATCATTAAGTGTTCTTTTACTTGTTGGCGTACTTGCAGGCTGCGATGCCTTGCCGACGCAACCATCAGAAGGTAATCCACAGGCTCAGAACTGCCCTCCGCCAAAGGAAGTTCAACAAGCCTGCCCTGACGTTAAGCCGACGGTGATCACCAAAGAAGTCGAAAAGCGCGTAGAAGTCCTGCCTGCTCGTTTTCAAAGCATCGAGAAAAAGACCGTCATAGGGCAAGTAGAAAACACAAAGATCACTCCATCCGAATGGTCGTTTGAGTCCCGAATCGATTCCGGTGCCACCACCACTTCGATTGATGCCCGAGACATCACACCGTTTGAACGCGATGGTAAGGATTGGGTGCGTTTCAATCTCTACGATCGAAAAACCAAGCAAACATTCGAAATTGAAAAGCCGGTGGAACGCGTGGTGAAAATCAAGCGTCATGGTACAGAGCTGCAAGAGCGCTACGTTGTGTTGCTGGATCTGAGCATTGGCAACCTAACCGAACGCGTTGAAGTTTCTCTGACTGATCGTAGTGAATTTACATACCCTGTTCTTATTGGTAGAAACTTCCTGATGGATCGAGCCGTTATCGACGTGAGTCAAAAGTTCATTGCTAACGAAACGAAATAGCCTGGTATAAAACAAGCCTAGCATCAGGCGATCACCCGTTTTAACGCAACCGCAAAAATAATGGAACATCAATAAAGGAACCAACCCTATGTCCAGCAGAGCCCAAGTCTATTTTATTGCCTTTGCCCTTATTCTCTTAGGGATTGGCATGACGCTTCACAAGTCCTATGAAAAAGGCTTCCCGCTCGCCAAAGGCGAAACTCAGGAAGTCTGGACCATTGAGGCTCTGGTGACCTTTAAAGCTGATGCCTCCCAACCCGAAGCACAAGCCAAACTGACGCTGCCAAGTCAGCAAAGTGGTATCGTGATTCTGGATGAACAATACACAACGGGTGGCTATGGGCTAACCACCACGGAAGAAAACAATGTTCGCCAAGCTATCTGGAGTAAACGCAACGCCACAGGGCCTCAGCGTCTTTACTATAAGATGCAGCTGTCGTACGACGGCCAACAGCAATCGGCACTGATGCCGGAGCCGAATCCAGAACCGCTTGCCAGTTTCGACAAAGACCAACAGGTTGCCGCACAAGCCATTGTTGACATGGCCTTTGATCAATCCGCAGATACCGAAAGTTTGGTAAATCGCCTTATTCAAATCATTCGTACCAAGGATTTGCCTGAAGTGGGTTATCTACTGAATGACGAATTAAATACCGGCAGCCAACCTAAATTAATCAAAGACCTGCTGGCCTTAAAAGGCATAGATTCAACCATTGTTCGCGGCTTATATCTCGAAGACGGCCACAGACGTTTACTGCCTTCTGAAATATTGTCTGTGTATATCAATGGTGAATGGCGCCTGTTCAATTTTGATTCGGATCGAGACACGCGTTTGGATAACTTCCTGATCTGGCAGATCGGAGGCAAATCGTTACTTGATGTGGTTGGCGGCACCAATTCAGAAGTTCGTTTTTCTATCATCAGTAACATTATGTCCAGTCAAAAAGTTGCTGTCTGGAATGAGCTACACGCCGATGGAAGCGATTCAGAATTCACCATTCTTGGGTTACCAACGGAACAGCAAAGTATTTTCAAGCTGATTCTGCTGATCCCGCTTGGCGCTTTGGTTGTGGTGTTCTTACGGGTTCTGATCGGTATTAAAACCTCTGGTACTTTTATGCCGGTATTGATCGCTCTGGCATTCATTGAAACAACACTGACCACCGGGCTGCCAGTATTTTTAACCATTGTTTTCGTTGGTCTGCTGATTCGATCGTATCTAAGTAACATTAACCTGCTGCTGGTTGCCCGTGTTGCCGCCATCGTTGTGATTGTGGTCGGTCTGATGGGCGTGATTAGCATTACCAGCCACAAGTTAGGTATTGAGCAAGGTCTTACCGTAACCTTCTTCCCTATGATTATTCTTGCCTGGACCATTGAGCGCATGTCGATTATCTGGGAAGAAGAAGGCCCTAAAGATGTATTGGTTCAAGGTACCGGCAGTTTGGTGGTAGCGATCATGTGTTACTTTGTGATGACCTCAAGTACCTTGAAATATCTGGTCTTCAACTTCCCTGAGCTGCATTTGGCAACACTGGGCTTCATCCTTATTTTGGGTCAATACAACGGCTATCGTTTGTCTGAGCTGCTCCGTTTTGCACAAGTCAGTAAGTCTGAACACGATTGGCACATCCCAGCGCCTAAAGCGTCGACCAAACAGGGAGAAAACTAATGTTAGCTAACCCTTTTGCGCTCAGACGCATGGGCATACTGGGGATGAATCAGCGTAACGTTGATTACATTGCTCGCTATAACGACCGCCGTTTTTATCCCTTGGTAGATGACAAACTGAAAACAAAAACCGCTGCGTTGAAAGCAGGGATTTCGGTCCCTCATCTGATCGGTGTGATTTCTCATCAGTTTGAGATCAAGTCAGCCTTGGGGAAATTCCTAAAACTTGAGAAGTTCGTAATCAAACCGGCTCAAGGCAGTGGCGGCAAAGGCATTCTGGTGATTGTTGGTCGTGAAGGTGATCACTTCCTGAAGCCCAGTGGTGACTCAATCAGCTTAATGGATATCCAACGTCATATCTCCAACACACTCAGTGGCTTGTACAGTCTGGGTGGCCGTAATGATGTCGCCATGGTAGAAGATCTGGTGAACTTTGATCCGCGCTTCAACGATTACAGTTATCAAGGGGTACCGGATATTCGGGTCATCATCTTTAAAGGTTTTCCGATTATGGCCATGATGCGGTGCTCCACAAAAGACTCGGACGGCAAAGCGAACCTTCACCAAGGGGCCGTGGGTGTAGGGCTGAATATCAGTACCGGAAAAAGCTTGTTTGCCGTTCAAAACGGTTATTTGGTAGATGTTCATCCCGATACAGAAAAGCCTTTTGATGAATTAGATATTCCTCAATGGGACGTTATTTTGAAGCTCTCTGCCGCTTGCTATGAAATGACCCATCTGGGCTATCTCGGAGCGGATATTGTTCTGGACAAAGACCTTGGACCATTGATTCTTGAGGTAAATGCCCGTCCGGGATTAGCCATTCAGATCGCCAATCAAATTGGGTTAGCCCATCGATTACAAACCGTCGAACGCTTAGAACACACTGAACTGAGTGTCGACGAGCGAGTGCAATGGTCTATCAATCAATGGAAGGACTGAACTGGATAACTGAACGGAATACTTCAGAATCATAATGCAGTAATCACAAATCCAAGGTTCTCCTCTCTTATCGATCACTTAACGGGTTGTTAGGCATCTGCTAATAACCCGTTAAGTGAAATCCAATTACTCTCTATTTGAAATCCGGCTAGTAGTTATTTGAGATCCGGTTAGTAGTTGTTTGAAATCCAATTAGTAGTTGTTTGAATCCCGACTAAACTGAATTGAGTAAGGTTCACATAGGTGCTTTCTCAGTCATGGGCGATACATTACTGTTCGGAGATCAGAGTTCCACTCTCAAAAAAGATCAGCCAAAACCCTCTCAGAAACGAGGTCAATGGCACATTCTGATCGTGGATGACGAACCCCAAGTCCATACAGTCACTCAGATGGTATTGAAAGGGTTCGAGTTCGACCATAAAACCCTGCACTTTGATAACGCCTATTCTGCCGCCGAAGCCAAGCAGTTTCTTGCTGAGAAAGAATATGCACTGGCCTTAGTCGATGTGGTCATGGAAACCGAACACGCTGGCTTGGAATTAGCGGAATACATTCGTACTGACCTCAATATTACAACCACGCGTGTTGTACTTCGCACAGGGCAACCCGGACAAGCACCTGAAGAACAAGTGATCCGGGACTTAGACATTCATGACTATAAAGACAAAACAGAACTAACCGTCACCAAGCTTAAAACCCTGTTCTTTTCCAGCCTGCGCTCCTATCGTGATATCAAGATGATTGATAATCATCGCCTGGGCCTGGAAAAAGTCATCCATGCCAGCAATGAGATCATGGAGTTCAGCCGTCTGGAAGAATTTGCTTCGGCGATGCTTATGCAAGTGACCAATATCCTGGGCTTGGATGAAAACGCCATGTATCTGAATACCGTTTCAGCCTTTGCAGCGTCTCACCGACAGAATGAATACCAGATTCTTGCAGCGACAGGCGAACAGCTTGGCCCCCTGCTTGACACACAAGATCAGGAAATTCCCGACGACATTATGGAGCTCTTCGAAGAAGCCATGAGCAAACGATGCTCACTCCATAAAGACAATCATTTTGTAGGCTTCTTTGCGACTCGTTCAGGCAGCGAAAACCTGCTTTATGTATCAAACGTCTACACACTCACTGAACTTGATCATAGGTTACTGGAGATCTTTTCCACCAGCGTGGCCATTGCCTATGAAAATCTACTGCTCAGAGAAGAAATTGAAGATACCCAGCGTGAGCTAGTGTACCTATTGGGTGAGGCCGTTGAAAAACGAAGCAAAGAAACCGGTGCCCATGTAAAACGGGTGGCTAAAATCAGTGAGCTACTTGCCCAAAAAGTAGGACTCTCCGAAGCCGAGGTAGAGTTGATCAAACATGCGTCACCGCTCCATGATATTGGGAAAATAGCGGTACCGGATTCCATTCTCAACAAACCCGGCAAACATACGGATGATGAATGGATCATCATGAAGACTCATGCTGAGGTCGGATATGAAATTCTGGCAAAGTCTGAAAAACGTATTCTCAAAATGGGCGCTATTATTGCGTTGCAACATCATGAAAAATGGGACGGAACCGGCTACCCCAATGGCATCAAAGGGGAAGACATCGATATATGCGGCCGAATCGTGGCGTTGGCTGATGTCTATGATGCACTTGGCAGTGCTCGTTGCTATAAAACCGCTTGGCCCCATGAAAAGATCATCGAGTTTATTCAGCAGGAATCTGGCAAACATTTTGATCCGGCACTGGTGAAGATCATTCTGGACAATCAAAAAGATTTTGAAGCCATTCGACGCAGATACCCAGATGAATAAGTCAAACCAGCTCAACAAACTTTTGCTGGAGGTTTCCCAATCCCCGATCATCGATAGTGGTGATTACAAGGCCGCTGCTGAGTTTGTCACCGGCATAGGTCGAAAGGGCCTTAACGTAGCCCGATGCAGCATCTGGACACTCGATAAAAACATTACAGAAATTGATTGCCTGATGCTTAATCACGGAGATCACATCGACTATCCAGACAGTGCCTTTTCCGACAAAGAGTATCCGGCTTATTTCGATGCCTTGAGAGAAAAGCGCTTTATCGTAGCGAATGATGCCATATCAGACCCGGATACCATCGAGTTTAAAAGTTACCTGATGGAGGAAGGCATTCACTCCATTCTGGACGCGCCGATTCGAAAAGGAGGGGTTATTGTCGGCACCTTGTGCTGCGAACACGTTGGGCCCGCCAGAACCTGGACACCGGAAGAACAGAGTTTTGCCGGCACCTTAGCAGACATTCTCGGGCGCGCATTAACCGCTCAAGATCGACTTACTGCACAAACTCATTTGGAAGACACCAATCGCCGACTGTCTCAACTCATTGAAGAACGAAATCATCACCTTAATCTCGCGTTCCAACAAATATCAGAACAAGAAAAGATGGTTGCGCTGGGCCAACTGGTGGCTGGTATCGCGCACGAAATTAATAACCCCATTGGCTTAGGTGTGACGACAGTAACGCACATCCAGCAAATGACACACGACATTTCTAACGCCTTTAAAGCAGGCACCATTACCCAAACACAATTTAAAGACTTTCTTGAAAGTATCGAGGAAGGAAGTCATCTACTCTTGGAAAATCTGAATCGAGCCGCAGAGCTTGTCAGAAGTTTCAAACAAATAGCGGTTGATCAAAGTAATGACAGTGTCATGGAGATTAATCTCGGGGACACCTTAACCAATATCGTCAAAAGCCTGAAACCCGAACTTAAAAAGAAACATCAAACAGAGATCAACCTCATCTGTCCGGCCAATATCCGGTTGAACTCCTGCCCAGGCAGCATTGCTCAGATAATGACAAACTTACTGATGAATGCAGGAATACATGCGTTCTCGGAAGATCAAAAAGATCGCAGTATCTTCATCGAAGTAGAGCCATTGGAAGATCACATTCAAATCACCGTAGAAGATAACGGACAAGGGATCTCAGAGGAAGTCAAAGACTCGCTCTTTGAGCCTTTCGTTACCACTCGGCGTTCAAAAGGTGGCAGCGGCTTAGGGTTAAACATCGTCCAAAACCTGGTCACCCAAACACTGCACGGAACCATTAAACTGGAAACTGAAGCCGGGAAATTCACTCGATTTACCCTAACGCTTCCTAACAGTTAATTTGCCGCTGTCATCAACCCTGAGCTTTTCGGCTTTGAGAAATACACCCCTAACGAAATAAGCGCTAAGACGCCCAGGCTTGCCGCAAAAAGAAACGACCAAACGTAGTTATTCAAAACATCAGCAATCATACCGCCCAAGGCACCGGCAATACCGGCTGACAGAACCTGAACACACGCTTGTAAGGTGTAGTCTCCACCTTCATGGGTTTTCCGGCAGTGCCCCATCATGATCGCGAACAGAACCACCGTCGACATGGTATCCACCAACTGATCCTGAGTAACAATCCAATACATCCAAAAAACATCCGAATGATTGGTGACTTGTAATCCAGGAATCAGAGCATACGCACTGATCGACCCGATTTGCAGAACAGCAAAGCCAAACAATAACTGAAGCGGTTTGAAGTAGCGGTAGATAACTCCGACCAGTACAGCCCCGAGCAAACCGGCAATGGAAGAAAATAAGGTGATCTCTCCTACCCTCGCCAAATCCATACCCTGATCAATCAACATCGATTTCACTAAAGTGGACGACATGCCATCCGCCAACTTGTAGGTAAACAAAACCAACAGCCAGTAGGCGATGTGCTTAATTTTGAAGTAATCCCAAAAGAAATAACTGTCGGTTTCACCGGATGACCGCCCGGAAATTCTCTCCTCTCGATTTAACACCGAGTTTTCCTTAAAAAATAAGGTTGGAATCAACATCAGAATCAAAGTCACAGCCACCAGCTGAATCGTTAAACTCCACCCAATGGAATTCATCATGATCAACAGGCCGGAACCACCTAACATTAAGCCAATTTTGTAACCGGCAACCTGAACCGTATTCCCGAGACCTCGCAATTTTTCGCTTAACAATGAAACGGCTAAACCATCCGTCGCGACATCCTGAGTTGATGAAAACACATTGAGCAGACACAGCAGAACAAACAATACCGCCAAACCCTGGCCAAAAATCCAATCGGCAGGCATCAAAGACAAGCCAAGTAAGGTAGCCACAGCACCACACTGCATCATCAAAATCCAGCTACGATGCGGGCTTAAAGAAGCATAATAAAAACGGTCAATGAAGGGTGCCCAGAGAAATTTAAACAACCAAGGCAGCGCCAATAACTTCAGCGCGCCAATAGCCGAATGGGAAGCTCCGTATTCTCGCATAATGGCAGGCATGGCATGAGCCAATAATCCGGAGGGAAAGCCTTGCGAGAAATATAGCGACGTTAGAAGAACAAATAGAAAACGATTGTCGATAGGTTTAAGAGCGCTCGATGACATACGCCGGGATCATCCATAATGACGAAAAATTATGGACGCACCCTACCACAGAGCGATTACTTTTGTCCGCCTAAGTTAGCACGAATATATTCTGACCGTTCAAGAGTTAGACATGGGCTAAATAAGAGCTAAACACGAACTAGAAAAGCTCGATATCTTCACCCAAATATTCATCCTGACAGCTACCTTCCTCATTGGCGACCTCGTTCCCACCTTGTGCAACACTTTCAAGGGAGGCATCGGCTGTGGGTTTACCTGAATTTGTATTATCAGCCTGGTTTTTACTTGCGATGGCTTTATCTACCATTTGATTTTGCTGATCGACCAAGTGATCGAGCAATCGAATCACGTTGTTAATTGAACCTTTCAAATTCGTACCGGTATCCAACACCCCATTGGCTTCTGTCACGGCACCATCAATCCGTCGAATCAGGTAAGTTTCCTGGTCATCATCCAAGCCCATTCTTGGAATTTCTTCGTCCAGCTCCATCAGCATCTTATTCATAATGCTGGCCACGTCCTCCTGATTGACCCGAAGCGCATCGGTCAACTGCACCAGGGTTTGCTTCACAATTTCAAAAGACTTACTCAGATTGTGGGACTGCTCAATCAATTGAGACTCAATATTCAACGAACGAATGGTCGCATTAGCCACTTCAATCATGAATGGCAGCAGATCCTTGTACCGACCATAACGATCTGGCTCACTCACTGGCATGTTTTTAACCAGTAAAGAGACATAGGGGTAGTTAATCTGAGTCCGGGCGCCAAAATCATTAAATCGCTTCGCTTCCGACAGAACAGTGATCAATTCTTTTTCGAGAGGGCTGACGACAGGATTTTGGGGATTACTGGTGTAGAACTTTACTTCCAAATCCGACTTGATCATCAAACTGCAATTCAAGCCAAACTGATCAGTAGCTTTGAAGAACTGAGTAGCTAATAAATCATGACATCCAATGCTGTGGGTTTTCTCTACAAAACGAATGGCAGTTCCAAATTCACTCGTCCCGGAGAGTGCCTGAAACGCGGCCTGATTAGCCTCATGGAGCTGATTTCTTAACTGATCACGCTCATGTCGATAATCCAGCACCTTGGATAACTTGGCTCGCAAGAATTCAGGTTCAAAAGGTTTAATAAGGTAATCTTCGGCACCAAGTTCCAGCCCGCGAAGACGTTCGGCAACGGAGCTCCGAGAGGAAATGAAAACAACAGGTATATCTTCGCAGCCGGAATTTAATTTTTTGATGGCTTTACACACATCAAAACCATTCATTTCCGGCATTTCTACATCTAACAAAATCAGATCAGGTTTTTCTTGTTTAACGGCACTTATGGCAGAGGGCCCATCTTCCGCCATAGTGACTTGGAACTCTTCATTCAGCGAACGAAAAACAGCTTTGCGCGCTACTATTTCATCATCAACAACCAGTACTTTCATCAAGTAATCCCATTAAGAGCCATCCAACCAAGGCATAGACCGATTCTTTCAGCAAGCAACCTGTTTCGGTTGAGAATTAGTGTCAGGTGACACGTCATTTCAACTGACAGATCATTCCAACTAAAACCAATTCCGGTTAATAACCTGCCTAATCAGAAGCAGTTATACTTAGAGCCAGTACAGCAGCGTTCCGATGCTTTGCTGTCTGTAATAAATATTTATTGTTCTTTGATTAAAAACGATGAATAGTTAGTCCGACTAACCCATGTCTCTATCGAAGATTCAAGCCATCTGTAAATAACCATAGTTTATTTATGGAGTTTTTGCGTGTGACATATGTACCTTTTAGTGTAGGAAATTGGAGTATTAAAATGCTAAAAATAAGATTCAAAGCCCCCGAATCCTGCAATCTCCAGGCATCCATCTCTTTGGTTTTCTGTCTTCTGTTTGGTAGTAAATCTTTACACGCAGAGGCGCTCTACCTACCCCAGGAAATTCAATATGGACGCGTTGTTGCACATCACATCCATAAAATTGATCCCAGCTATGGCCGTGGCGCAATCTTGGGTGCTATCACAGGTGCAGTAGTGGCCGAAAACGCCAGAGGATGGGGAGCGCTAGGCGGAGCCATAGTTGGCGCAGGACTCGAAGGAGCGATTACCTCAGGCCAAGAAGCCCATAAAGTAGTTGTTCGTCTGGTCAACGGCCAATCCTTTTCCATCGCTACACCGCCGAATAACCTCAGGACAGGAGACTGTGTTGCCGTTGAACAAAGCGATCACGGAGCAGAACTCTTTAAAGTCAGCCATCAATTCTGTGAAGAAGCACAACCATCACACCGAAATAAGCCTAACTCGCCGCCTAACGATCATTACTCATCAACCTTCAATCAGAGCCAGCCACACTATCGAGACGGCAATAGAGAAGACAATAAAGAAGAGCAATGCGATAAAGCCAGAGCCAAACTACGTTACGCCAAAGATTCGGAGTACAATCGCGTGTTAGCAGATGTTCAACGCTATTGTCAGGACTGAACCCAACAGCCAGATAACACCTAATAACGATTCATCAATACATCAAAATGACAAAGACTTCTGATACCACATCACTTGAATTAACCGAAAGTGATTATCAAGAACAACAAAAGCAACGACTCAGCTACATGCCTTGGTTGTATCACACGCTGAAACCTCGCTTGAAAGCCTGGGCTAAACCGTGGCAAGAACATCTTCAAAATCGATTATCCAAGTTGGAAACCGTTCGTTTTGGTGATGAGTGTTTTATTGCACCGTCGGCCAAATTATTTGCTGAACCCGGTCGAACCATTGAGATCGGGGATTACACCACCATTGCCGCCGACGTATTTATCCACGGACCAGCAAACTTCGGCCATCATGTAGCGATCAACCATAACGTCAGTATGGATGGCGGATCTTCAGGTATCACCATTGGCGATCATAGCCGGGTTGCCTGCCAGTGTACGTTCTTTGCCTTTAATCACGGTATGGCACCGGATCTGCTGGTGCGGGAACAAGCTGTCAGTTCGAAAGGCATCAACATTGGCGAGGATGTTTGGATAGGCGCAAATACAAGCATTGTTGATGGAGTGCGTATCCA
The window above is part of the Litoribrevibacter albus genome. Proteins encoded here:
- a CDS encoding DUF481 domain-containing protein; the encoded protein is MFSSLLALFSLPVFSDQVITGSGDQLTGFISYMDGSKLRLSTSHSGTINLNRSHIQSLILERNVSIRLKNGKRYEGRLQSITGGVTLIETIDGETVELSTMDDVKYFYYLSPINREFHYSGSILAEIDIEHSESGKNSRELELTLENSITYENLRNRSKFEYERDSSNNVTTDREILFDTSIDYFVSPKIFLTSRFRYEEDLFENLDRRRIFGLGIGHQPWLAPFRNMLYSMDLVFLDEHYQDEGQVQEFGLELRFYYKEETIIDGLYFFHENNLLYFGKDDKRIETISTLEYGLPYNIGINLNYEWDYNDAPESGDSKTYSNLTFGVSYRW
- a CDS encoding ATP-dependent zinc protease family protein, yielding MVNKSLSVLLLVGVLAGCDALPTQPSEGNPQAQNCPPPKEVQQACPDVKPTVITKEVEKRVEVLPARFQSIEKKTVIGQVENTKITPSEWSFESRIDSGATTTSIDARDITPFERDGKDWVRFNLYDRKTKQTFEIEKPVERVVKIKRHGTELQERYVVLLDLSIGNLTERVEVSLTDRSEFTYPVLIGRNFLMDRAVIDVSQKFIANETK
- a CDS encoding UUP1 family membrane protein, which codes for MSSRAQVYFIAFALILLGIGMTLHKSYEKGFPLAKGETQEVWTIEALVTFKADASQPEAQAKLTLPSQQSGIVILDEQYTTGGYGLTTTEENNVRQAIWSKRNATGPQRLYYKMQLSYDGQQQSALMPEPNPEPLASFDKDQQVAAQAIVDMAFDQSADTESLVNRLIQIIRTKDLPEVGYLLNDELNTGSQPKLIKDLLALKGIDSTIVRGLYLEDGHRRLLPSEILSVYINGEWRLFNFDSDRDTRLDNFLIWQIGGKSLLDVVGGTNSEVRFSIISNIMSSQKVAVWNELHADGSDSEFTILGLPTEQQSIFKLILLIPLGALVVVFLRVLIGIKTSGTFMPVLIALAFIETTLTTGLPVFLTIVFVGLLIRSYLSNINLLLVARVAAIVVIVVGLMGVISITSHKLGIEQGLTVTFFPMIILAWTIERMSIIWEEEGPKDVLVQGTGSLVVAIMCYFVMTSSTLKYLVFNFPELHLATLGFILILGQYNGYRLSELLRFAQVSKSEHDWHIPAPKASTKQGEN
- a CDS encoding alpha-L-glutamate ligase-like protein; the encoded protein is MLANPFALRRMGILGMNQRNVDYIARYNDRRFYPLVDDKLKTKTAALKAGISVPHLIGVISHQFEIKSALGKFLKLEKFVIKPAQGSGGKGILVIVGREGDHFLKPSGDSISLMDIQRHISNTLSGLYSLGGRNDVAMVEDLVNFDPRFNDYSYQGVPDIRVIIFKGFPIMAMMRCSTKDSDGKANLHQGAVGVGLNISTGKSLFAVQNGYLVDVHPDTEKPFDELDIPQWDVILKLSAACYEMTHLGYLGADIVLDKDLGPLILEVNARPGLAIQIANQIGLAHRLQTVERLEHTELSVDERVQWSINQWKD
- a CDS encoding DUF3369 domain-containing protein, with product MGDTLLFGDQSSTLKKDQPKPSQKRGQWHILIVDDEPQVHTVTQMVLKGFEFDHKTLHFDNAYSAAEAKQFLAEKEYALALVDVVMETEHAGLELAEYIRTDLNITTTRVVLRTGQPGQAPEEQVIRDLDIHDYKDKTELTVTKLKTLFFSSLRSYRDIKMIDNHRLGLEKVIHASNEIMEFSRLEEFASAMLMQVTNILGLDENAMYLNTVSAFAASHRQNEYQILAATGEQLGPLLDTQDQEIPDDIMELFEEAMSKRCSLHKDNHFVGFFATRSGSENLLYVSNVYTLTELDHRLLEIFSTSVAIAYENLLLREEIEDTQRELVYLLGEAVEKRSKETGAHVKRVAKISELLAQKVGLSEAEVELIKHASPLHDIGKIAVPDSILNKPGKHTDDEWIIMKTHAEVGYEILAKSEKRILKMGAIIALQHHEKWDGTGYPNGIKGEDIDICGRIVALADVYDALGSARCYKTAWPHEKIIEFIQQESGKHFDPALVKIILDNQKDFEAIRRRYPDE
- a CDS encoding sensor histidine kinase, producing MNKSNQLNKLLLEVSQSPIIDSGDYKAAAEFVTGIGRKGLNVARCSIWTLDKNITEIDCLMLNHGDHIDYPDSAFSDKEYPAYFDALREKRFIVANDAISDPDTIEFKSYLMEEGIHSILDAPIRKGGVIVGTLCCEHVGPARTWTPEEQSFAGTLADILGRALTAQDRLTAQTHLEDTNRRLSQLIEERNHHLNLAFQQISEQEKMVALGQLVAGIAHEINNPIGLGVTTVTHIQQMTHDISNAFKAGTITQTQFKDFLESIEEGSHLLLENLNRAAELVRSFKQIAVDQSNDSVMEINLGDTLTNIVKSLKPELKKKHQTEINLICPANIRLNSCPGSIAQIMTNLLMNAGIHAFSEDQKDRSIFIEVEPLEDHIQITVEDNGQGISEEVKDSLFEPFVTTRRSKGGSGLGLNIVQNLVTQTLHGTIKLETEAGKFTRFTLTLPNS
- a CDS encoding MFS transporter; the encoded protein is MSSSALKPIDNRFLFVLLTSLYFSQGFPSGLLAHAMPAIMREYGASHSAIGALKLLALPWLFKFLWAPFIDRFYYASLSPHRSWILMMQCGAVATLLGLSLMPADWIFGQGLAVLFVLLCLLNVFSSTQDVATDGLAVSLLSEKLRGLGNTVQVAGYKIGLMLGGSGLLIMMNSIGWSLTIQLVAVTLILMLIPTLFFKENSVLNREERISGRSSGETDSYFFWDYFKIKHIAYWLLVLFTYKLADGMSSTLVKSMLIDQGMDLARVGEITLFSSIAGLLGAVLVGVIYRYFKPLQLLFGFAVLQIGSISAYALIPGLQVTNHSDVFWMYWIVTQDQLVDTMSTVVLFAIMMGHCRKTHEGGDYTLQACVQVLSAGIAGALGGMIADVLNNYVWSFLFAASLGVLALISLGVYFSKPKSSGLMTAAN
- a CDS encoding response regulator transcription factor, with the protein product MKVLVVDDEIVARKAVFRSLNEEFQVTMAEDGPSAISAVKQEKPDLILLDVEMPEMNGFDVCKAIKKLNSGCEDIPVVFISSRSSVAERLRGLELGAEDYLIKPFEPEFLRAKLSKVLDYRHERDQLRNQLHEANQAAFQALSGTSEFGTAIRFVEKTHSIGCHDLLATQFFKATDQFGLNCSLMIKSDLEVKFYTSNPQNPVVSPLEKELITVLSEAKRFNDFGARTQINYPYVSLLVKNMPVSEPDRYGRYKDLLPFMIEVANATIRSLNIESQLIEQSHNLSKSFEIVKQTLVQLTDALRVNQEDVASIMNKMLMELDEEIPRMGLDDDQETYLIRRIDGAVTEANGVLDTGTNLKGSINNVIRLLDHLVDQQNQMVDKAIASKNQADNTNSGKPTADASLESVAQGGNEVANEEGSCQDEYLGEDIELF